The Deinococcus sonorensis KR-87 genome includes a window with the following:
- a CDS encoding glutamate ligase domain-containing protein, translated as MLERLHHPDQHFDSLRVVGTNGKGSVCAMLEAGVLAAGQRVGRFTSPHLERFEERIRVAGHELDPARTAAFVQWARLHAPEAAFFDLTLALACQVFAEDGVPWAVMEAGVGGASDATQALRRVRAVLITNVALDHTATLGPTLSDIARDKAGAAQPGVPLLTTAEGEGLQVIERTAQERGAPLYTPASHPTLFRLPHPPQLTGAHQRQNARLAVATLRLFGWDAGLGAALQADWPARLERFELQERTVLLDGAHNPAAAQALALAVPHADVLLFGGLARKDTLRTLEALLEVAQRRVYTHPDPQQPAADLQALAETYGGEVEPQAALALTRALELTPPGGTLLIAGSLYLAGQLRPLLDSAAHPSYTSFR; from the coding sequence GTGCTGGAGCGACTTCATCACCCGGATCAGCATTTCGACAGTCTGCGGGTGGTGGGCACCAACGGAAAGGGCAGCGTCTGCGCCATGCTGGAGGCCGGGGTGCTGGCCGCCGGACAGCGGGTCGGGCGCTTCACCAGCCCGCATCTGGAACGGTTCGAGGAGCGGATCCGGGTTGCGGGCCACGAACTGGACCCGGCGCGGACCGCGGCGTTCGTGCAATGGGCCAGACTTCACGCTCCGGAGGCCGCCTTTTTTGACCTGACGCTGGCGCTGGCGTGCCAGGTGTTTGCCGAGGACGGGGTGCCGTGGGCCGTGATGGAGGCGGGGGTGGGCGGCGCCTCGGACGCCACCCAGGCGCTGCGGCGGGTCCGGGCGGTGCTGATCACCAACGTCGCGCTGGACCACACGGCCACCCTGGGACCCACCCTGAGCGACATCGCGCGCGACAAGGCCGGAGCCGCGCAGCCGGGCGTGCCGCTGCTGACCACCGCTGAAGGGGAGGGCCTGCAGGTGATCGAACGGACGGCGCAGGAACGTGGCGCGCCGCTGTACACACCCGCGAGCCACCCTACGCTGTTCCGGCTGCCGCACCCGCCCCAGCTGACCGGAGCCCACCAGCGGCAGAATGCCCGCCTGGCGGTGGCCACCCTGCGGCTCTTCGGCTGGGACGCGGGGCTCGGGGCAGCGCTCCAGGCCGACTGGCCCGCCCGCCTGGAACGCTTCGAGCTGCAGGAGCGCACGGTACTGCTGGACGGCGCCCACAACCCGGCGGCGGCACAGGCGCTGGCGCTGGCTGTGCCGCATGCAGACGTGCTGCTGTTCGGAGGTCTGGCGCGCAAGGACACCCTCCGCACGCTGGAGGCGCTGCTGGAGGTGGCGCAGCGGCGTGTCTACACCCACCCGGACCCGCAGCAGCCGGCCGCCGACCTGCAGGCGCTGGCCGAAACGTACGGCGGTGAGGTGGAGCCGCAGGCGGCCTTGGCCCTGACCCGCGCCCTGGAGCTCACGCCGCCCGGCGGAACGCTGCTGATTGCCGGCAGCCTGTATCTGGCGGGGCAGCTGCGGCCCCTGCTTGACAGCGCTGCCCACCCTTCGTATACTTCCTTCCGCTGA